A single Nitrosospira multiformis ATCC 25196 DNA region contains:
- a CDS encoding ADP-ribosylglycohydrolase family protein: MSDPTIQNRAAGAVMGAFIGDALGLGPHWYYDLAVLRRDYGDWITTYTDPKPGRYHSDLKAGQLSQTGIILRLMLRSLVERGGYDEADFCQRMDEEIFPFLNGMPVNGPGGYTQQSIRDTWRKRVQENQPWGQTGGQADTTEAIGRTLALAVRYAFQPQEMAAVVSSNTRLTQIDGTVVTLTVAYGSVLSLLVQGHQLNRSLSGKLMRLARAGKLPFHTMAHTDLQPPQEDLPCESGYSVSPDALLTPSYIAAAALDPDIRIEPAWKVSIVYGMTCAIYHQLPAAYHLTARFPNDFESAVLHAVNGGGENQARAALTGALVGAQVGLSGIPRRFLDGLYEGEALQSLAMDLGSKVGTSIGEGKS; encoded by the coding sequence ATGTCCGACCCTACCATACAGAATCGCGCTGCCGGCGCCGTCATGGGCGCTTTTATCGGGGATGCCCTGGGCCTCGGTCCTCACTGGTACTACGATCTGGCAGTGCTCCGGCGTGACTACGGCGACTGGATCACGACTTATACCGATCCCAAGCCCGGCCGCTACCACAGTGACCTCAAGGCAGGCCAACTGTCACAGACGGGTATCATTCTCCGGCTCATGCTGCGCTCGCTCGTCGAGCGCGGCGGCTATGACGAAGCGGATTTCTGCCAGCGGATGGATGAGGAAATATTCCCATTTCTTAACGGCATGCCCGTGAACGGCCCTGGCGGCTATACCCAGCAGTCGATTCGAGACACCTGGCGCAAGCGTGTTCAGGAGAATCAGCCATGGGGCCAAACGGGAGGTCAGGCCGATACCACTGAAGCAATAGGTCGCACGCTGGCCCTGGCGGTCCGTTACGCCTTTCAGCCACAAGAGATGGCGGCCGTTGTCTCCAGCAATACCCGGCTTACCCAGATCGACGGTACTGTGGTTACCCTGACTGTCGCGTACGGATCGGTACTGAGTCTCCTGGTACAGGGACACCAGCTCAACAGGAGTCTTTCCGGCAAGCTCATGCGATTGGCAAGGGCGGGAAAATTGCCTTTTCATACGATGGCACATACCGACTTGCAGCCGCCCCAAGAAGACCTTCCCTGCGAAAGTGGATATTCCGTCTCTCCGGACGCTCTGCTCACACCCTCATATATAGCGGCAGCTGCGCTAGACCCGGATATCCGGATAGAACCGGCATGGAAAGTCTCCATCGTTTATGGCATGACCTGTGCCATTTATCATCAGCTTCCCGCAGCCTATCATCTCACTGCCCGTTTTCCGAATGATTTCGAATCGGCTGTGCTCCACGCAGTGAATGGCGGTGGCGAAAACCAGGCGCGTGCCGCTTTGACCGGTGCGCTCGTTGGAGCCCAGGTCGGTCTGTCGGGAATACCCCGGCGCTTTCTCGATGGCCTGTATGAAGGCGAGGCACTCCAGAGCCTTGCGA
- a CDS encoding M17 family metallopeptidase produces MLAALTQKNAPLASLDDAGKVTHILVVLPARPEPSGELDFFGKDLLSVLLSRRKMKAEEISGTPVSANLPSGELCAWVRVDPIKSVFEQQVSMRKALQLLLEESPSEISVTVYGDSAEKRMAAQLALYAAWINGSLLPSRKTGKKEENCRGLERIVLHGHEEADNFALLKAMAEGNLLTRELTVLPPNELTPGLYRKRIQELATREGWDYQDFDVKALREMGAGAFVAVAQGSDPEDAAIVHVRRRMKKVDKTAALVGKGICFDTGGHNLKPARYMHGMHEDMNGSAVALGILLAATRANLPVNIDCWLAIAQNHISPHAYKQNDVIRTLNGTTVEIVHTDAEGRMVLADTLTMAAREKPDIMMDFATLTGSMHVALGSRYSGIFSNREELMQKALTAGRVTGERVWGFPLDADYDVELESKIADVRQCTLEGDADHILAARFLNRFVDDVPWLHMDLSASNHKEGLGAVASPVTGFGVAWGVEMLRVMFSGSL; encoded by the coding sequence ATGCTTGCAGCGCTCACGCAGAAAAATGCTCCCCTCGCCTCCCTTGACGACGCAGGCAAAGTCACTCATATCCTGGTGGTATTGCCCGCCCGGCCCGAACCATCGGGTGAGCTCGATTTTTTCGGAAAAGATTTGCTGAGCGTCCTGTTGTCGCGGCGCAAAATGAAGGCGGAAGAAATCAGCGGAACGCCGGTTTCAGCCAATCTCCCGAGTGGCGAATTATGCGCGTGGGTGAGGGTCGATCCGATCAAGTCCGTGTTCGAGCAGCAAGTATCGATGCGTAAAGCCTTGCAGTTGTTACTGGAAGAAAGCCCTTCCGAAATAAGCGTTACCGTTTATGGCGACTCCGCCGAAAAGCGGATGGCGGCGCAACTGGCCCTCTACGCAGCATGGATCAATGGTTCGTTACTGCCATCGCGCAAAACGGGCAAAAAGGAGGAGAACTGCCGCGGGCTCGAACGAATCGTGCTGCACGGGCATGAGGAAGCGGATAATTTTGCCCTGTTGAAGGCCATGGCGGAAGGAAATCTGCTTACGCGGGAGCTTACGGTGTTGCCACCCAATGAGTTGACGCCGGGGCTCTACCGCAAGCGTATCCAGGAACTGGCAACAAGGGAAGGCTGGGACTATCAGGATTTCGATGTCAAAGCGCTGCGCGAGATGGGCGCCGGCGCTTTTGTCGCGGTTGCCCAGGGAAGCGATCCCGAAGACGCAGCCATAGTGCATGTGCGGCGGCGAATGAAAAAAGTGGACAAGACAGCCGCCCTGGTGGGCAAGGGTATCTGCTTCGATACCGGAGGGCATAACCTGAAGCCGGCACGTTACATGCATGGTATGCACGAGGACATGAATGGCTCCGCTGTTGCCCTGGGCATACTGTTGGCTGCAACCCGCGCCAACCTCCCCGTGAATATCGATTGCTGGCTTGCCATCGCACAGAACCATATCAGCCCGCATGCCTACAAGCAGAATGATGTCATCAGGACGCTCAATGGGACTACTGTAGAGATCGTCCATACGGATGCCGAAGGACGAATGGTGCTCGCGGACACCCTGACGATGGCAGCGAGAGAGAAGCCCGATATTATGATGGATTTCGCAACGCTGACAGGAAGCATGCACGTGGCGCTGGGATCGCGCTACAGCGGCATTTTCAGCAATCGCGAAGAGTTGATGCAGAAGGCGTTGACAGCAGGGAGGGTAACAGGCGAACGGGTCTGGGGATTTCCCCTCGATGCGGATTATGATGTTGAACTGGAAAGCAAGATTGCCGATGTGAGGCAGTGCACCCTGGAGGGCGACGCCGATCATATTCTCGCCGCCAGATTTCTCAATCGCTTCGTGGATGACGTTCCCTGGCTGCATATGGACCTTTCCGCGAGCAATCACAAGGAAGGACTGGGTGCGGTGGCAAGCCCGGTGACCGGGTTTGGTGTGGCGTGGGGCGTGGAGATGCTCAGGGTCATGTTTTCAGGCTCCCTTTGA
- a CDS encoding thymidylate synthase, with the protein MRQYLDLMQHVLEHGQKKSDRTGTGTLSVFGYQMRFDLSEGFPLLTTKKLHLKSIIYELLWFLKGDTNIRYLNENDVSIWDEWADENGDLGPIYGRQWRSWPNGKGGHIDQIEQVVEQIRNTPDSRRMLVSSWNVGELQEMKLAPCHALFQFYVAEDKLSCQLYQRSADIFLGVPFNIASYALLTLMLAQSCDLRAGEFVHTFGDAHLYLNHLEQAREQLERGPKKLPIMKLNPAIRNVFDFRYEDFNLEGYDPHPSIKAPIAV; encoded by the coding sequence ATGCGCCAGTACCTCGATCTCATGCAGCATGTTCTGGAGCACGGACAAAAAAAATCCGATCGCACCGGCACAGGCACTCTCTCCGTTTTCGGCTACCAGATGCGCTTCGACCTGTCTGAAGGTTTTCCCCTGCTGACGACAAAGAAACTGCATCTGAAATCCATCATTTACGAACTGCTCTGGTTTTTGAAAGGGGATACCAATATAAGGTATCTCAACGAAAATGACGTTTCCATCTGGGATGAATGGGCGGATGAGAATGGCGATCTGGGACCGATATATGGCCGCCAGTGGCGCTCCTGGCCGAACGGGAAGGGAGGCCATATCGATCAGATCGAACAGGTAGTCGAGCAGATCAGGAACACGCCCGATTCCCGGCGCATGCTGGTATCGTCCTGGAATGTGGGGGAACTGCAGGAAATGAAGCTGGCGCCGTGCCACGCGCTGTTTCAGTTCTATGTGGCGGAGGACAAGCTTTCCTGCCAGCTTTACCAGCGCAGCGCTGACATCTTCCTGGGCGTTCCGTTCAATATTGCCTCCTATGCTCTGCTTACGCTCATGCTGGCGCAAAGCTGTGATTTACGCGCGGGTGAATTCGTCCATACTTTTGGCGATGCGCATCTTTATCTCAACCATCTGGAACAGGCACGCGAGCAATTGGAGCGGGGGCCGAAAAAACTGCCTATCATGAAATTGAACCCGGCAATCCGGAACGTTTTCGACTTCCGGTATGAGGATTTCAACCTGGAAGGGTACGACCCTCATCCGTCAATCAAGGCACCCATTGCAGTATGA
- a CDS encoding dihydrofolate reductase, which translates to MTPRLSVLVAMARNRAIGHKNAIPWHLPHDLKHFKELTMGHPMIMGRKTYESIGRLLPGRTSIIITRQPDYEVPGALVVSSIGEALSACKQIRSGEEGHPDQGNECFVIGGADIFQQMLPLCDRLYMTEIHRDFEGDTYFPEFDRNDWWEVSREEHVDDSGLEYHFVTLDRMASQQEQGAQRL; encoded by the coding sequence ATGACACCTCGACTCTCCGTTTTGGTGGCGATGGCGCGAAATCGCGCCATCGGTCATAAGAACGCGATCCCCTGGCACTTGCCGCACGACCTCAAGCATTTCAAGGAGCTTACGATGGGGCATCCCATGATCATGGGACGCAAGACGTATGAATCCATCGGCCGGCTTCTTCCCGGCCGCACCAGCATCATTATCACAAGACAACCTGATTATGAAGTTCCGGGCGCACTGGTGGTCAGCTCCATAGGAGAAGCGCTCAGCGCCTGCAAGCAGATAAGAAGCGGAGAAGAGGGGCATCCCGATCAAGGGAACGAATGTTTCGTCATTGGGGGTGCAGATATATTCCAGCAAATGCTGCCGCTATGTGATCGCCTGTATATGACCGAGATCCACAGGGATTTCGAGGGTGATACGTATTTTCCGGAATTTGACAGGAATGATTGGTGGGAGGTCTCGCGCGAAGAGCATGTGGATGACAGTGGGCTGGAGTACCATTTTGTCACACTCGATCGCATGGCGAGTCAGCAGGAACAAGGCGCTCAGCGACTCTGA
- a CDS encoding type III PLP-dependent enzyme has translation MQMRNTALRQPVEVEEIFDTHPEVSLDFEHVQAALKQGYSKPFLLVDSNIIRNKARRFKAAMPRVQPHYAVKANPDPRVLKTLIEEGVGFEIASISELDLLLSLNVPAADIYYSNPMKSRAYLEYAAAKGVEWYVLDSVEELRKIVSVKPDAKLYLRIDTPNIGSDWPLAGKFGTHVAEIKEIIDEAANLQADLAGVTFHVGSQCRNPQNWRVGIERAIKVFADMRQAGLSPRLLNIGGGYPVRHVKPIPSIEVIGEVVNEAIANLPENIRIMAEPGRYLVSDAAYFVCRVVGTATRNGKRWMYWDAGVFGGVIEVTEGLRYEILSDRTGPSIPWSVAGPTCDSVDILMRDELLPEDIEEGDFIYIPNAGAYTTAYASNFNGFPLPEVVVL, from the coding sequence ATGCAAATGCGTAATACCGCTCTACGGCAACCCGTAGAAGTAGAAGAAATATTCGACACTCACCCCGAAGTCAGCCTGGATTTTGAACACGTTCAGGCAGCCCTCAAACAGGGCTACAGCAAGCCATTCCTGCTGGTTGACAGTAATATCATCCGCAACAAGGCCCGAAGATTCAAAGCGGCCATGCCGCGCGTGCAGCCGCACTACGCGGTCAAGGCCAATCCTGATCCGCGCGTATTGAAAACGCTGATCGAGGAAGGCGTTGGGTTTGAAATTGCCTCCATTTCAGAGCTTGACCTCCTGCTCAGCCTGAATGTGCCTGCCGCGGATATTTATTACAGTAATCCGATGAAATCCCGGGCGTACCTGGAATATGCCGCAGCCAAAGGCGTGGAGTGGTATGTACTGGATAGTGTCGAGGAGCTACGCAAGATCGTCAGCGTGAAGCCGGATGCGAAACTGTATTTGCGGATCGATACGCCCAACATCGGGAGCGACTGGCCGCTTGCCGGCAAGTTCGGCACGCATGTGGCCGAGATCAAGGAGATTATTGACGAAGCCGCGAACCTTCAGGCTGATCTCGCCGGCGTGACCTTCCACGTCGGATCGCAATGCCGTAATCCGCAGAACTGGCGGGTGGGCATCGAGCGGGCAATCAAGGTATTCGCCGACATGCGCCAGGCAGGATTGTCACCGCGTTTGCTCAATATCGGCGGCGGCTATCCGGTGCGGCATGTCAAGCCCATTCCATCGATAGAAGTTATCGGTGAGGTCGTGAACGAAGCGATTGCGAACCTGCCGGAGAACATTCGCATCATGGCTGAGCCCGGGCGCTACCTCGTCTCGGATGCGGCCTATTTTGTCTGCCGCGTAGTAGGAACGGCCACCCGCAACGGCAAACGCTGGATGTATTGGGATGCAGGCGTCTTTGGGGGCGTGATCGAGGTCACGGAGGGTTTACGGTATGAAATTCTTTCTGATCGCACGGGACCGAGCATTCCCTGGTCTGTAGCAGGGCCAACCTGTGATTCGGTCGATATTTTGATGCGCGATGAACTCCTGCCGGAGGATATCGAGGAAGGCGATTTCATCTATATACCCAATGCCGGCGCTTATACGACAGCCTACGCCAGTAACTTCAACGGCTTTCCTTTGCCAGAGGTCGTCGTCCTGTAA
- the dcd gene encoding dCTP deaminase — protein sequence MTIKSDKWIRRMAMEHGMIEPFEPNQVKHAPDGHKIVSYGTSSYGYDIRCSDEFKLFTNINSAIVDPKNFDSNSFVDVKSNICLIPPNSFALARTVEYFRIPRNVLTICLGKSTYARCGIIVNVTPFEPEWEGFVTLEFSNTTPLPAKIYANEGVAQVIFFESDEICETSYKDRGGKYQGQHGVTLPKI from the coding sequence ATGACAATCAAGTCGGATAAGTGGATTCGCCGGATGGCGATGGAGCACGGCATGATCGAGCCGTTCGAGCCGAACCAGGTCAAGCATGCCCCTGACGGACACAAGATCGTTTCATACGGCACTTCGAGTTATGGGTACGACATTCGCTGCTCGGATGAATTCAAGCTGTTCACCAATATCAACTCCGCCATCGTGGATCCTAAAAACTTCGATTCCAACTCCTTTGTCGACGTGAAAAGCAACATCTGTCTTATTCCGCCCAATTCCTTTGCGCTTGCCCGCACAGTTGAATACTTTCGCATTCCGAGAAATGTATTGACCATTTGCCTCGGAAAATCCACTTATGCCCGTTGCGGCATCATTGTCAACGTCACCCCCTTCGAGCCGGAGTGGGAAGGTTTCGTTACACTGGAGTTTTCCAATACCACACCTCTTCCCGCAAAGATTTACGCGAATGAAGGGGTAGCGCAGGTAATCTTTTTCGAATCTGACGAGATCTGCGAGACCTCTTACAAGGACAGGGGGGGGAAATACCAGGGGCAGCATGGGGTGACACTGCCAAAAATCTGA
- the apbC gene encoding iron-sulfur cluster carrier protein ApbC, with translation MAITEQQIQVALREITDLTTGKDYISTNEARNIVIEGNNVSLDIVLGYPAKSVMEDIRAQVIGKLKAIPGIGSVNANVSSKIVSHAVQRGVKLIPGVKNIIAVASGKGGVGKSATAVNLALALAAEGASVGILDADIYGPSQPQMLGITGRPESPDGKTIEPMRAHGIQAMSIGLLIDAETPMVWRGPMVTQALQQLLTDTRWEEIDYLIVDMPPGTGDIQLTLAQKVPVTGAVIVTTPQDIALLDARKGLKMFQKVGIPIIGIIENMSTHICSNCGHEEHIFGTGGAEKMCRDYDVELLGALPLDIKIREHTDSGNPTVVAEPDGRISEIYRSIARRLAMKIDELSLDHSALFARIVVEDT, from the coding sequence ATGGCTATTACAGAACAGCAAATACAGGTCGCACTCAGGGAAATTACCGATCTCACCACGGGCAAGGATTACATAAGCACCAACGAGGCGCGCAATATCGTCATCGAGGGCAATAATGTATCGCTGGATATTGTGCTCGGTTATCCCGCAAAAAGTGTAATGGAGGATATTCGCGCTCAGGTGATTGGAAAGCTCAAAGCCATTCCGGGAATCGGGAGTGTAAATGCCAATGTTTCAAGCAAGATCGTTTCCCACGCAGTTCAGCGGGGAGTGAAGCTCATCCCGGGAGTCAAGAATATCATTGCCGTGGCCTCGGGGAAGGGCGGGGTGGGCAAATCCGCCACGGCAGTCAACCTTGCGCTGGCGTTGGCAGCCGAAGGCGCTTCTGTCGGGATACTGGACGCCGATATTTATGGTCCCTCACAACCGCAAATGCTGGGCATTACCGGCAGGCCGGAGTCTCCCGATGGCAAGACCATCGAACCGATGAGAGCGCATGGTATTCAGGCCATGTCCATCGGGCTTCTGATCGATGCGGAAACACCGATGGTGTGGCGCGGGCCCATGGTTACCCAGGCTCTGCAGCAGTTGCTGACTGATACCCGGTGGGAGGAAATAGATTATCTCATTGTGGACATGCCGCCGGGAACGGGCGATATCCAGTTGACACTTGCGCAGAAAGTGCCGGTGACAGGGGCCGTCATTGTTACGACGCCTCAAGATATTGCGTTGCTCGATGCCCGCAAGGGATTGAAGATGTTCCAGAAAGTAGGCATTCCCATAATTGGCATCATCGAAAATATGAGCACGCACATTTGCTCGAACTGCGGGCATGAAGAGCATATTTTTGGCACAGGTGGCGCGGAAAAAATGTGCAGGGATTACGATGTGGAATTGTTGGGAGCGTTGCCCCTCGATATAAAAATTCGCGAACATACCGATTCCGGAAATCCGACAGTCGTTGCAGAGCCTGACGGACGAATATCGGAAATTTATCGCAGTATCGCTCGCCGCCTCGCCATGAAAATCGACGAGTTGTCGTTGGACCATTCCGCGCTGTTCGCCAGGATTGTGGTTGAGGATACCTGA
- a CDS encoding TetR/AcrR family transcriptional regulator → MNQGVSMLMRQGYHGTGLQEILDAVNIPKGSFYNYFDSKEDFGAKVIQHYVDPFITQLTTHLQRSEPDALGAIQCYFDELVAELEKNDFKGGCLLGNLMGEIGDTSPLCQQSLQTAVTRYRDLLQSGLVKAQQQGTVRTDKSAVEMADLLINAWQGALLRAKIEKSPAPVKQCCQDLLGDFFRPPASG, encoded by the coding sequence TTGAATCAGGGTGTAAGCATGCTCATGCGTCAGGGCTACCACGGTACTGGTCTCCAGGAAATTCTGGATGCGGTAAATATTCCCAAAGGCTCTTTTTATAATTACTTCGACAGCAAGGAGGATTTTGGCGCCAAGGTTATCCAACATTACGTCGATCCTTTTATCACCCAGCTGACCACTCATTTACAACGCTCCGAGCCCGACGCACTGGGTGCAATACAGTGTTATTTTGATGAGCTTGTCGCGGAGCTGGAGAAAAACGATTTCAAGGGTGGCTGCCTCCTTGGGAATCTAATGGGCGAGATAGGTGATACCAGTCCTCTTTGCCAGCAATCCCTCCAGACGGCTGTTACCCGGTATCGGGATTTGCTGCAATCTGGCTTGGTCAAGGCTCAGCAACAAGGCACGGTCAGAACAGACAAATCAGCGGTGGAGATGGCCGATTTATTAATAAATGCCTGGCAGGGAGCTTTGCTGAGAGCGAAGATCGAAAAATCGCCCGCACCTGTCAAGCAATGCTGTCAGGATCTGCTCGGAGATTTTTTCAGGCCTCCTGCATCTGGCTAA
- a CDS encoding DUF4242 domain-containing protein, giving the protein MPKFIIEREIPEAGSFTAQDLQAISEKSCNVLANMRSPIQWVESYVTDNKVYCIYIAPDEMAIRAHAEQGDFPANRVSRILSVIDPTAAERC; this is encoded by the coding sequence ATGCCCAAATTCATCATTGAACGTGAGATTCCCGAAGCAGGTTCGTTTACCGCTCAGGATCTGCAAGCCATTTCTGAGAAATCATGCAACGTACTAGCCAACATGAGATCTCCGATTCAGTGGGTGGAAAGTTATGTGACCGATAACAAGGTTTACTGCATCTATATTGCACCCGATGAGATGGCCATACGAGCCCACGCCGAACAAGGCGATTTTCCTGCAAATCGTGTTTCCCGCATCCTGTCTGTAATCGATCCCACCGCGGCAGAGCGTTGCTAG
- a CDS encoding tetratricopeptide repeat protein, producing the protein MESRAFNSLMMGLVLAGTSVFCPSSEARDSAVGEQSRTPAAQGSNHKHYEASPMANHPGPDGQLAPRLQNLGNHAFPVSTPNKRAQLFINQGINLAYGFNHAEARRAFREAARLDPALAMAYWGQALVLGPNINAPMDPNDEPDALKLVQKAKSLMESISEREQALIRALEKRYSGDSGDRAANDKSYAEAMRTVHRRFPADPDIAMLYVESVMDLRPWGYWMRDGHPHAGTAEIVALTEEVLRRHPAHPAALHMQIHLMEPTNTPERAEKAADVLLPLMPAAGHMIHMPSHIYQRVGRYGDAIKSNRLAIAADEDYIAQCQAQGLYPMAYYPHNIHFLSFSATANGQSRMAIESARKTASRIDDATLKEMPLTAVFRMTPYWALARFGHWQEILDEPSPPVTNAFLKGSWHYVRGLAFVATGRLSQAEQELGTLREIMKDPSLDGALFSKNTPRTVLRIAPEVLAGEIDAARGKFDSAIAHLERAIRYEDALVYTEPAEWHYPPRLALGAILLEAGYPDEAETVYWSDLQRNRDSGWTLFGLLQALRAQKKEAEAEVIEARFKRAWEQADVKLTASRMGR; encoded by the coding sequence ATGGAATCCCGTGCTTTTAATTCCCTTATGATGGGACTGGTATTGGCTGGGACAAGCGTCTTTTGCCCGTCCTCAGAAGCGCGTGACTCGGCTGTGGGCGAGCAAAGCCGAACCCCTGCGGCGCAGGGATCAAACCACAAGCATTATGAAGCTTCACCCATGGCGAATCATCCAGGACCGGATGGGCAACTGGCCCCCAGGTTGCAGAACCTCGGCAATCATGCGTTTCCAGTCAGCACGCCAAATAAAAGAGCACAGCTCTTTATCAATCAGGGCATCAATCTGGCTTACGGCTTCAACCATGCCGAAGCGCGACGCGCATTCCGCGAAGCCGCGCGACTCGATCCCGCGCTGGCAATGGCATACTGGGGTCAGGCGCTGGTACTGGGCCCCAACATCAATGCCCCCATGGATCCCAACGATGAGCCCGATGCCTTGAAGCTGGTGCAAAAGGCGAAATCGCTGATGGAGTCGATCTCGGAAAGGGAACAGGCACTGATCAGAGCGCTGGAGAAACGTTATTCAGGCGATTCAGGGGATCGCGCGGCAAATGACAAGTCTTATGCTGAAGCAATGCGGACGGTCCATCGGCGTTTTCCCGCTGACCCTGATATCGCAATGCTCTATGTGGAATCAGTGATGGATCTCCGCCCCTGGGGATACTGGATGCGGGACGGCCATCCTCATGCGGGAACGGCTGAAATCGTGGCGCTGACCGAGGAAGTATTGCGCCGCCATCCCGCGCATCCCGCCGCATTGCACATGCAAATTCATCTAATGGAGCCCACGAACACGCCCGAGCGAGCGGAGAAAGCCGCGGATGTCCTGCTCCCGCTGATGCCTGCAGCGGGTCACATGATACACATGCCGTCGCACATTTATCAGCGGGTGGGACGGTATGGGGATGCGATAAAAAGCAACCGATTGGCAATAGCGGCCGACGAGGACTACATCGCTCAATGCCAGGCACAGGGACTGTACCCGATGGCCTACTACCCGCATAACATCCACTTTCTTTCGTTTTCTGCCACTGCAAACGGTCAAAGCAGAATGGCGATCGAATCCGCCCGCAAGACCGCCAGCAGGATAGACGATGCCACGCTGAAGGAAATGCCCCTGACTGCCGTGTTCCGCATGACACCCTACTGGGCTCTCGCGAGGTTCGGACACTGGCAGGAGATACTCGATGAGCCCTCTCCTCCCGTCACGAACGCCTTCCTCAAGGGGAGCTGGCATTATGTCCGGGGTCTCGCATTTGTCGCAACCGGGCGTCTTTCCCAAGCCGAGCAGGAACTGGGAACCTTGCGCGAGATCATGAAAGACCCGAGCCTGGACGGTGCGCTTTTCTCCAAGAATACGCCGCGCACCGTGCTGAGGATTGCTCCGGAAGTACTGGCCGGTGAAATTGACGCCGCTCGCGGTAAATTCGATTCGGCCATAGCGCATCTTGAACGCGCGATCCGCTACGAGGATGCTCTGGTTTACACGGAACCCGCTGAGTGGCACTATCCGCCGCGGCTCGCGCTGGGCGCGATCCTACTTGAAGCCGGATATCCCGATGAAGCAGAGACGGTCTACTGGAGCGACCTGCAACGCAATCGCGACAGTGGTTGGACTCTTTTCGGGCTGCTGCAGGCCCTGCGCGCCCAGAAAAAGGAAGCCGAAGCCGAAGTTATTGAGGCGCGCTTCAAAAGGGCATGGGAGCAGGCTGACGTAAAGCTGACGGCGTCACGCATGGGGCGATAG